Proteins found in one Zea mays cultivar B73 chromosome 1, Zm-B73-REFERENCE-NAM-5.0, whole genome shotgun sequence genomic segment:
- the LOC100281502 gene encoding ubiquitin-protein ligase has protein sequence MPQYQELPCGGQVLDIDTALKDGILGGALEPEDAAAGDAGKQPVELRKMMDELDAAGDGGGDEAVPAVFICPISLEPMVDPVTLCTGQTYERANISRWLALGHRTCPTTMQELWDDALTPNATLRQLIAAWFSRRYTRFKKRSADFHGRAADLVHGLRGTAMPRRQALKGQARVAALRELRALATAHQSVTKAIAEAGGVVLLTSLLGPFTSHAVGTEAVAILVSGVPLDADTKAALMQPAKVSLVVDMLNEGAADTKINCVRLIRILMDERGFRPETVASLSLLVGVMRLIRDKRHPDGVVAGLELLNSICAVHRPARSMVVSIGAVPQLVELLPELATECVEPALDILDALSAVPEGRTALKDCPRTIPNAVRVLMRVSEACTRRALSMLWTVCRMAPEECAPAAVEAGLAAKLLLVIQSGCAPELKQKASELLKLCRLNCTDTLFISKCKLTRTIQ, from the coding sequence ATGCCGCAGTACCAGGAGCTGCCCTGCGGCGGGCAGGTGCTCGACATCGACACGGCGCTCAAGGATGGCATCCTCGGGGGCGCGCTGGAGCCCGAGGATGCCGCGGCGGGGGACGCCGGGAAGCAGCCTGTGGAGCTGCGCAAGATGATGGACGAGCTGGACGCGGCcggggacggcggcggcgacgagGCGGTGCCGGCGGTCTTCATCTGCCCGATCTCCCTCGAGCCCATGGTGGATCCGGTGACGCTCTGCACGGGGCAGACGTACGAGCGGGCCAACATCTCGCGGTGGCTCGCCCTGGGCCACCGGACCTGCCCGACCACGATGCAGGAGCTCTGGGATGACGCGCTCACCCCCAACGCCACTCTCCGACAGCTCATCGCCGCCTGGTTCTCCCGCCGGTACACGAGGTTTAAGAAGCGCTCCGCGGACTTCCACGGCCGCGCCGCCGATCTCGTCCACGGCCTCCGGGGCACGGCGATGCCCAGGAGACAGGCCCTCAAGGGCCAGGCCCGCGTCGCGGCGCTGCGGGAGCTGCGCGCCCTCGCCACCGCCCACCAATCCGTCACCAAGGCCATCGCCGAGGCCGGCGGCGTGGTCCTGCTGACGTCGCTGCTCGGCCCCTTCACGTCCCACGCCGTGGGGACCGAGGCGGTCGCCATTCTTGTCAGCGGGGTGCCGCTTGACGCTGACACGAAGGCCGCGCTCATGCAGCCGGCGAAGGTGTCGCTCGTGGTCGACATGCTCAACGAGGGCGCGGCGGACACCAAGATCAACTGTGTCCGCCTCATCCGCATCCTCATGGATGAGAGGGGTTTCCGGCCGGAGACGGTGGCGAGCCTGAGCCTCTTGGTTGGTGTCATGCGCCTCATCCGGGACAAGCGGCATCCAGACGGTGTGGTCGCGGGGCTCGAGCTGCTTAATTCGATCTGTGCGGTGCACAGGccagcgaggagtatggttgttagCATCGGTGCGGTGCCGCAGCTGGTGGAATTGTTGCCGGAGCTAGCAACGGAGTGTGTTGAGCCGGCCTTGGACATCTTGGATGCCCTGTCTGCGGTTCCAGAGGGTAGGACGGCTCTTAAGGATTGTCCGCGGACGATACCCAATGCCGTCCGCGTGCTGATGAGAGTTTCAGAGGCATGCACTCGACGGGCGCTGTCGATGCTGTGGACGGTGTGTCGGATGGCACCTGAAGAGTGTGCACCTGCCGCCGTCGAAGCTGGGCTGGCGGCAAAGCTTCTACTTGTCATCCAAAGTGGCTGTGCACCGGAGCTGAAGCAGAAAGCGTCGGAGCTGCTTAAGCTGTGCCGCCTCAACTGCACTGACACCCTCTTCATCTCCAAGTGCAAACTCACAAGGACGATTCAGTGA